One Pararge aegeria chromosome 4, ilParAegt1.1, whole genome shotgun sequence DNA segment encodes these proteins:
- the LOC120637762 gene encoding mediator of RNA polymerase II transcription subunit 14 encodes MVPVVIEGCTQGTEGGGARGGSISLGLLIDFIVQRTYDELTVLAELLPRKTDMERKIEIYKFSARTRQLFVRLLALVKWASSATKVDRSAHIMAFLDKQALLFVETADVLARVARETLVHARLPTFHMAAAVEVLTVGTYSRLPAVIRERLVPPPSLTPAERRTTLRALAHVVRQRLTTASLPSDVRNLKVENGRATFSVGQEFSVSLTVMGDAPNVPWRLLDIAILIQDNETGEGKPLVHTSQLNWLRGVAQARLASAGLSGALTALRYFCRSLSLELLYTQTLRLCRDRLARHLQVDRYIPGQKLQVSYWRELGCELGYRLIIGAEGETLCVWHVPALVGGERVAAALTPHAPSMERLLAHTVHVRSRQRLNDLKVLLNDLGVECSVGGWPCVLACSVVWPCLRAEQLLVSVGAHGGRLRARVPAYPHTPRMPELAAALTHANRTQVRQFLTHLRFWLVARRCEKTLQHLPASVCEHLPFLHGPDHPLNKLAPDRLYVTLHRHTDHILVVEMKEVAAGGTATTSSSNNSGSACSVALAFHLAGARRCTPDECEDETSSTSSNGASSTTARAFLKLHSLVELDTFTLTHGPFTPLDTPGMQPGKRKLSAANNRAVRVRQPAYFLPELAHVVAAADERVPFVNLAQELAARGVTHGGVQAEWSGSALGMRIVALPRPEGASEAAAAALRARLLAATVRLTTKNQARVWTAEIVFHGSPVSTPNPKEQGERRCVYLQYELGTDAGRTADAFLADWAAIVHLHTLLYDYMLRPSQERETLWQGVCIRSYTYRSLVLGWGAAARATAVLQWNASTQRYTVATPAHQPAANAHHLLHHHLDHYINWHKDLMSLGVVLRETYAPLLALSRLPTLPQLGLHHVRTLMPTPTFTLLAHSWRKIRIIYAGAYSIEVGIRGGSMVTIRDGSYSKFDRSTVVDEFAPAQGLKTFLSRYVDDNISARLLAEDDNPPSPMSPMPPGGLRFPAPLTPSQPHTPHSAPVTPHPASPAHQMGGGSFNLTSPPGSAGGSGAGGGGGGAGGGAGVSASPASPMAPSPLAPAASPHPPPTSPFTAWPASPSLPRPSPGHHPSPRHHVDYKGPQASSSTAAGGRGGGMGGRGWIGAVGTPLAVGKLEALCSPSEPPPGAPPGPPLAPLQRFLACVYMKRALQRFLHQEEFLTMVSVDATSLTFRCEGAGLAARVTLHPQHMQSLHLQLTALADVKDNWSADDLQVMEKFFEQRVAISPFRATALQGWARAWGAPGAALPSLVALMRADLAPVAPALWTLHWVLRIPPAGSQIVPAGQPAVLLAKHKILFFICLTRGETQLLLPLVYDVQSNAMQIAERREGQQPHLLAVNMHLKRFAEFNQSHGECILWPAVRDLLINFSLPPDAPQPAAPPPP; translated from the exons ATGGTGCCGGTCGTAATTGAAGGCTGTACGCAAGGAACCGAAGGTGGTGGAGCTCGCGGTGGCTCTATTTCACTAGGCTTGTTAATAGATTTCATCGTACAAAGGACTTACGATGAACTCACTGTATTGGCAGAAtt GCTACCTCGTAAAACTGATATGGAGCGTAAGATTGAAATCTATAAGTTCAGTGCCAGGACAAGACAGCTATTTGTACGCTTATTGGCTTTGGTCAAATGGGCTAGCAGTGCCACAAAAGTTGATAGATCTGCTCATATTATGGCTTTTCTGGACAAGCAAGCACTACTTTTTGTTGAAACTGCTGATGTTCTGGCTCGTGTTGCTCGAGAGACGCTGGTCCATGCAAG GTTGCCTACATTTCACATGGCAGCGGCTGTTGAGGTCCTTactgtaggtacatacagtcgTTTACCAGCTGTGATACGTGAGAGACTTGTACCTCCACCATCTCTAACACCTGCAGAACGCCGGACTACATTACGTGCACTAGCTCATGTAGTGCGACAGCGTCTTACAACTGCATCATTGCCAAGCGATGTTAGAAACTTAAAG gtggAAAATGGAAGAGCAACATTTAGTGTTGGTCAAGAATTTAGTGTATCTTTAACAGTAATGGGTGACGCCCCAAATGTGCCTTGGAGGTTATTAGATATTGCTATTCTTATTCAAGATAATGAAACTGGAG AGGGAAAACCTTTGGTGCACACATCGCAGTTAAACTGGCTGCGTGGCGTTGCACAAGCGCGGCTGGCTTCCGCTGGCCTCAGTGGAGCGCTTACAGCTCTTCGTTATTTCTGTCGCTCCCTCTCCTTAGAACTGCTTTATACCCAGACTTTACGCCTTTGTCGCGATCGTCTGGCTCGCCATCTTCAAGTAGACAGATACATACCTGGGCAGAAGTTGCAAGTTTCATACTGGAg GGAGTTAGGATGCGAGCTCGGGTATCGTTTGATCATCGGTGCGGAAGGAGAGACGCTGTGTGTTTGGCACGTACCTGCGCTTGTGGGCGGAGAGAGAGTTGCGGCGGCGCTTACACCGCACGCTCCATCCATGGAGCGTCTGCTGGCGCACACCGTGCACGTGCGATCGAGACAGCGCCTTAACGACCTCAAGGTTCTTCTTAACGATTTAGGG GTCGAATGCAGCGTAGGCGGATGGCCGTGCGTTCTAGCATGCTCTGTGGTGTGGCCGTGTTTGCGAGCAGAACAACTACTGGTATCGGTGGGTGCGCATGGTGGACGTTTGCGCGCGCGCGTGCCCGCATACCCGCACACGCCGCGCATGCCCGAACTAGCCGCCGCGCTCACTCACGCTAACCGAACGCAAGTGCGACAATTTCTAACACATCTACG gttcTGGCTAGTAGCGCGTCGGTGTGAAAAAACTCTTCAACACTTGCCGGCGAGCGTGTGCGAACATCTGCCGTTCCTTCATGGACCCGACCATCCGTTGAACAAGCTGGCTCCCGACCGCCTTTATGTTACACTCCATCGACACACGGATCACATACTA GTGGTGGAAATGAAAGAAGTGGCAGCCGGCGGGACGGCTACTACCAGTTCAAGCAACAACAGCGGCAGCGCGTGCAGTGTCGCTCTGGCCTTCCATTTAGCAGGCGCGCGTCGCTGTACGCCAGACGAGTGTGAAGATGAG ACATCGTCTACGTCTAGTAATGGAGCATCTTCAACGACCGCTCGAGCGTTCCTCAAATTGCACTCCCTCGTTGAACTGGATACATTTACTCTCACACACGGACCCTTCACACCGCTGGATACACCTG GAATGCAGCCGGGCAAGCGCAAATTGTCGGCTGCAAACAATCGCGCCGTGCGTGTTCGCCAGCCGGCGTACTTCCTGCCCGAACTAGCGCACGTAGTGGCCGCCGCCGACGAGCGTGTTCCTTTTGTAAACCTCGCACAGGAG CTAGCAGCACGCGGTGTCACTCACGGCGGGGTACAAGCGGAATGGTCAGGGTCTGCGCTCGGTATGAGGATAGTGGCACTGCCGAGACCCGAGGGCGCCAGTGAGGCCGCGGCAGCTGCCCTGCGCGCACGTCTCCTTGCGGCCACCGTTCGTCTCACAACCAAGAACCAAGCGCGGGTGTGGACTGCCGAAATCGTATTCCACGGTTCCCCTGTTTCTACACCAAATCCTAAAGAACAAG GTGAACGGCGTTGCGTCTACCTACAATACGAACTTGGCACAGACGCTGGTAGAACAGCAGACGCGTTCTTAGCTGATTGGGCGGCTATTGTACATTTGCACACCCTTTTATATGATTACATGCTCCGGCCCAGCCAAG AACGTGAAACGCTTTGGCAAGGCGTGTGTATACGCTCGTACACGTATCGTTCTCTGGTACTGGGATGGGGCGCGGCTGCTAGGGCCACGGCAGTGCTGCAGTGGAACGCCAGCACTCAGCGGTACACCGTGGCCACTCCTGCGCACCAACCTGCGGCCAACGCCCACCATCTCTTGCATCACCATTTGGACCACTATATTAACTG GCACAAGGATCTGATGTCACTGGGAGTGGTGTTGCGTGAGACGTACGCGCCCCTGTTGGCGCTCAGTCGGTTGCCCACGCTCCCACAACTGGGCCTGCACCACGTTCGCACGCTCATGCCCACTCCTACGTTCACACTGCTAGCCCACTCGTGGAGAAAG ATTCGCATAATATACGCAGGCGCTTATTCAATAGAAGTGGGAATTCGTGGTGGCAGTATGGTGACAATACGCGACGGATCATATTCAAAGTTCGACCGAAGCACTGTTGTTGATGAATTTGCTCCGGCGCAAGGGCTCAAA ACGTTCCTGTCGAGATATGTTGATGATAATATCAGCGCGCGATTGCTAGCAGAAGATGACAATCCACCATCACCGATGTCTCCAATGCCTCCAG GAGGTCTTCGTTTCCCCGCGCCCCTCACTCCGTCGCAACCACACACGCCTCACTCCGCGCCAGTTACACCGCATCCAGCCTCTCCAGCGCATcag ATGGGTGGCGGTTCGTTTAACCTAACGTCTCCGCCGGGCTCAGCGGGCGGGAGTGGGGCGGGGGGTGGTGGGGGTGGTGCAGGCGGTGGGGCGGGGGTGTCCGCTTCCCCCGCCTCGCCGATGGCCCCTTCCCCTCTGGCGCCCGCAGCGTCTCCGCACCCTCCGCCCACCTCGCCCTTCACAGCGTGGCCCGCCTCACCGTCGTTGCCTCGCCCGTCGCCCGGACACCATCCTTCGCCGCGTCATCATGTTGACTACAAGG GTCCACAAGCGAGTTCGTCGACGGCCGCTGGAGGTCGCGGCGGTGGGATGGGGGGCCGCGGTTGGATCGGCGCGGTGGGCACGCCGCTGGCCGTCGGCAAGCTAGAGGCGCTGTGCTCACCTTCGGAACCGCCGCCCGGAGCCCCGCCCGGCCCGCCGCTCGCACCACTACAGCGCTTCCTCGCCTGTGTCTATATGAAGCGAGCGCTGCAGCGCTTCCTACACCAAGAAGAGTTT TTGACGATGGTTAGCGTGGACGCGACGTCGCTGACGTTCCGCTGCGAAGGCGCCGGGCTGGCGGCGCGCGTTACGCTACACCCACAACACATGCAATCGCTTCACTTGCAGCTGACCGCCCTCGCCGATGTCAAGGACAACTGGTCCGCAGATGACCTACAG GTGATGGAGAAGTTCTTCGAGCAGCGCGTGGCTATATCGCCGTTCCGCGCGACAGCGCTGCAGGGCTGGGCGCGAGCGTGGGGCGCGCCGGGCGCAGCGCTGCCGTCGCTGGTGGCGCTCATGCGCGCAGACCTGGCGCCCGTTGCGCCTGCGCTGTGGACCTTGCACTGGGTACTGCGCATCCCGCCCGCCGGCTCGCAGATCGTGCCCGCCGGGCAGCCCGCCGTGCTGCTCGCCAAGCACAAGATACTCTTCTTC ATATGCCTCACCAGAGGCGAGACGCAACTACTTCTTCCGCTTGTCTACGACGTCCAGTCCAATGCGATGCAAATAGCGGAAAGACGTGAAGGTCAACAGCCCCACCTACTCGCCGTCAATATGCAtcttaaaag GTTTGCGGAATTCAACCAGTCCCACGGCGAGTGTATCCTGTGGCCAGCGGTTCGCGACCTGCTCATAAACTTCTCTCTGCCGCCCGACGCTCCGCAGCCGGCGGCACCACCGCCGCCCTAG
- the LOC120623532 gene encoding uncharacterized protein LOC120623532, giving the protein MESTKSHDTIFAFQNRDTQSQWSEVWSTTHIPALDNASGGAKGPDGRRKLRLGSLALGAFLTMHCRVSASALTGGFFVFMLFLILATVVLANPLRHFEVYLGQWSISGPGRAFRILPMFEGIGIAICINALVRAIVCCTIAAITAIYVTHSVADSKLPITYCRDFNLKPYDPILKEIKILMLKERKSRFSLATGEFAKNENVIEHVTVGTRDFAWRNASHTKLQNRKRPQQNKTTPGGSCKKIEVCNENYTIGYPILCSTPAYNFFYVEVVLFREDYNFGQFNMPLVLSIIIIWVVLWLLLVAERLNHGKLIWNNMSSCLVVIPWIWAVLLLISAIINLASMPEALRNVFRIGAKEILAGMADALEVALYIHSASVGTEIIHGKGLNHYASGHIDPVFGAENVWHSGLLLLMTALHATGAATCAVVDCIQPNTRKLYDLNESTLWIIPMYSKCTLINNYSHFMSVLIFSGLTFSYMTVAFALVKTSLHTIFEYKVQLVFAEQIVVAGIILSCMGLSLLFATTGGVALLESVDAIMTGVAMPFVCLLELVALIYVYRSDDFVSDMNLATEENACASRIDTQWQMIPAITLLTLIMKLTVLCSAEMPNSLMWISTIVLAAVVLAAPIRAVQNIYSFLQARRNAQR; this is encoded by the exons ATGGAAAGTACAAAATCACATGATACAATATTTGCGTTTCAAAACAGAGATACT CAAAGCCAATGGTCAGAGGTATGGTCAACTACTCACATTCCTGCGTTGGATAATGCTTCTGGAGGTGCAAAAGGTCCTGATGGCCGCCGCAAACTGCGACTGGGTTCGCTTGCCCTCGGGGCTTTTCTTACTATGCATTGTCGAGTTTCTGCATCAGCGCTTACAGGCGGATTTT TTGTTTTCATGTTGTTTCTTATCTTGGCAACGGTGGTGCTTGCAAATCCATTGCGTCATTTCGAAGTGTACCTTGGCCAGTGGAGTATCAGCGGACCGGGTCGTGCTTTCCGCATTCTACCAATGTTTGAAg GTATCGGTATAGCAATATGTATCAATGCATTAGTGCGCGCGATTGTTTGCTGTACGATAGCAGCTATAACTGCCATCTACGTGACGCATTCCGTTGCTGATTCGAAATTACCAATTACTTATTGCAG GGATTTCAACCTAAAGCCATATGATCCAATCCTGAAAGAAATTAAGATTTTAATGCTGAAGGAAAGAAAG TCGAGATTTTCCTTAGCGACCGGAGAATTCGcaaaaaatgaaaacgttatagAACACGTCACAGTCGGTACACGCGATTTTGCATGGAGGAACGCAAGTCATACAAAACTTCAAAATAgaaaaag gccgcaacaaaacaaaacaacaccAGGCGGTTCTTGCAAAAAAATAGAAGTATGCAACGAAAACTACACTATAGGATATCCTATTCTTTGCAGCACTccagcatataatttttttta CGTGGAAGTGGTTTTGTTTCGTGAAGACTATAACTTCGGTCAGTTCAATATGCCGTTGGTGTTATCTATAATCATAATTTGGGTTGTCCTGTGGTTATTGCTGGTTGCAGAACGTCTGAATCATGGCAAG CTTATTTGGAATAATATGTCTTCGTGCCTTGTAGTCATACCCTGGATATGGGCGGTGTTGCTGCTGATCTCTGCAATTATTAACCTTGCTTCTATGCCCGAAGCTTTGCGAAATGTCTTTAGAATTGGTGCTAAAGAAATTCTTGCG gGAATGGCGGACGCATTAGAGGTAGCCCTCTATATACATTCAGCGAGTGTTGGAACAGAGATAATTCATGGAAAAGGACTAAATCATTacg CATCTGGGCACATTGACCCGGTCTTCGGCGCAGAGAACGTGTGGCACAGCGGATTGTTGCTTCTGATGACCGCGTTGCACGCAACTGGTGCTGCGACCTGCGCCGTAGTCGACTGCATCCAACCCAACACGAGGAAACTGTATGATCTGAATGAGA GCACATTGTGGATAATTCCTATGTACTCCAAGTGTACATTGATCAATAATTATTCGCATTTCAT GTCGGTACTCATATTCAGCGGACTCACGTTTTCCTACATGACCGTCGCGTTTGCTCTGGTTAAGACATCGTTACATACTATATTCGAATATAAAGTTCAATTAGT GTTCGCAGAACAAATTGTGGTAGCCGGCATTATACTTAGCTGCATGGGATTGAGCCTTCTATTTGCCACTAct GGTGGTGTAGCACTGCTAGAGAGCGTGGACGCGATAATGACGGGTGTGGCGATGCCTTTTGTCTGTCTGCTGGAACTTGTGGCTCTGATATACGTTTACCGGAGCGACGACTTCGTATCCGATATGAATCTAGCGACCGAAGAAAATGCATGCGCCTCAAGAATTGACACTCAGTGGCAGATGATACCTGCCATAACATTG CTCACACTCATTATGAAGCTGACGGTACTATGCAGCGCGGAGATGCCGAACTCGCTTATGTGGATCTCTACCATAGTGTTGGCGGCCGTAGTGCTCGCAGCGCCGATACGCGCTGTGCAGAATATTTACAGCTTCCTTCAAGCCAGACGCAATGCACAACGCTAA